In Salinigranum marinum, one DNA window encodes the following:
- a CDS encoding ISH3 family transposase, protein MSTTQQADGEIHEDQLLNFLVNSLDEEVALTFAENAEIDAEDIYEVLVGACADGTSVSTLCKRSEDAPHENSVLYHLRTKFDLETLEQVGNTLLQKDVLDVLPEQVEVVADLHLRPYYGDEDDTEGLYHSEAKRGTTAFHAYATLYARVKNKRYTLAVRRLEDGDTASSVLAEFLGILDGLDLDVKAVYLDREFYDSKCLTLLHAHNHAYVMPIVRWGRTIKRELSEGWSRVIQHNLTAKLDGHSWTVEFPVYIDCTYQNGRYDGHGVARHGYAADAPFINTPRDARYHYAKRFGIEASYRLSEQTIATTTTQNPVVRLLYVVVSLLLQNVWRYLHWEYVAMPRRGGRRLWEWSYKEFTNMMRRAAWTALATRRAVPANRPPDDRFSR, encoded by the coding sequence GTGTCTACGACCCAGCAAGCAGACGGTGAGATTCACGAGGACCAGCTTCTTAACTTCCTCGTCAACTCCCTTGACGAGGAAGTTGCTCTTACATTCGCTGAAAACGCTGAGATCGACGCTGAAGACATCTACGAGGTCCTCGTCGGCGCGTGCGCCGACGGGACCTCGGTCTCGACGCTCTGTAAGAGAAGCGAAGATGCACCCCACGAAAACTCGGTTCTCTACCATCTCCGCACTAAGTTCGACCTCGAGACGCTCGAACAAGTCGGGAACACGCTCCTCCAGAAGGACGTTCTCGACGTCCTCCCCGAGCAGGTGGAGGTCGTTGCGGACCTCCACCTGCGACCCTACTACGGTGACGAAGACGACACAGAGGGCCTCTACCACTCGGAAGCGAAACGTGGAACGACCGCGTTCCACGCGTACGCGACGCTGTACGCACGCGTGAAGAACAAACGCTACACGCTGGCGGTGCGCCGTCTCGAAGACGGCGACACCGCCAGTAGCGTCCTCGCAGAGTTTCTCGGGATCCTCGACGGCCTTGACCTCGACGTCAAGGCCGTCTATCTTGACCGCGAATTCTACGACAGCAAGTGTTTGACACTGCTTCACGCGCACAACCACGCGTACGTCATGCCGATCGTCCGCTGGGGACGGACGATCAAGCGAGAACTCTCGGAAGGCTGGAGTCGCGTGATTCAGCACAACCTGACGGCGAAACTCGACGGTCACAGCTGGACCGTCGAGTTTCCCGTCTACATCGACTGCACCTACCAGAACGGGAGGTACGACGGGCATGGGGTGGCGCGTCACGGCTATGCCGCTGACGCGCCGTTCATCAACACTCCACGAGACGCCCGATACCACTACGCGAAACGCTTCGGTATCGAGGCAAGCTACCGGCTCTCCGAGCAAACGATTGCGACGACTACGACACAGAATCCGGTCGTACGGCTGTTATACGTCGTGGTGAGTTTGCTGTTACAGAACGTGTGGCGGTATCTGCACTGGGAGTACGTGGCGATGCCCCGCCGAGGCGGGCGTCGCCTCTGGGAGTGGTCGTACAAGGAGTTCACCAACATGATGCGACGCGCAGCGTGGACGGCCCTCGCGACGCGTCGGGCCGTCCCCGCAAACCGGCCACCGGACGACCGATTTAGCCGGTAA
- a CDS encoding transposase — translation MKLAVSDEQRDALHRTADQYLYCANRTADYCWSDTSYTECKINKRQVRDALYSELREETDLQAQLVQAAIKRAIEAVKGVIERWKKGQRVSCPTFTAETMDYDTRSATFYRNKVSLATVAGRVEPSFVLPADSPTPYERYVLSEDYEFRESTLQYDSTTDEFYLKTSTRWTDGDDVEVSADTEHPDQTVLGIDLGVNSLAVSSTGTFWQGDDYNHWCREFEKRRGEMQQRGTQAAHNAVRRLGKQEEAWRKQYIHTVANELVAEAVEHDCDVIAFEDLTDIRERLPHAKWHHIWAFRRLYRYVEYKAPEQGVSVEQVEPNHTSQRYSRTDCGFTHKDNRHGEHFECQKCGYEVNADYNGAKNIGLRYARKRTHRRQSSPTSGSGDAEVDLRINGGTLNGGSHQPVAGD, via the coding sequence CTGAAACTCGCTGTTTCCGACGAGCAACGCGACGCACTCCACCGAACCGCCGATCAATACCTGTACTGCGCGAACCGAACCGCTGATTACTGCTGGTCGGACACCTCCTACACCGAGTGCAAGATCAACAAACGGCAGGTTCGTGACGCACTCTACTCCGAACTTCGAGAGGAGACGGACTTACAGGCACAACTCGTCCAAGCCGCCATCAAACGCGCCATCGAAGCCGTCAAAGGCGTTATCGAACGGTGGAAGAAGGGACAGCGCGTCTCCTGTCCGACATTCACCGCCGAGACAATGGATTACGACACGCGAAGCGCGACCTTCTACCGCAACAAGGTGTCGCTGGCAACTGTCGCGGGCCGGGTTGAACCCTCGTTCGTTCTCCCGGCAGATAGCCCGACGCCCTACGAGCGGTACGTACTTTCCGAGGATTACGAGTTCCGCGAGAGTACACTACAGTACGATTCGACAACCGACGAGTTCTACCTCAAAACCTCGACTCGGTGGACAGACGGCGACGACGTAGAGGTTTCGGCAGATACCGAGCACCCCGACCAAACGGTCCTCGGTATCGACCTCGGCGTCAACAGTCTCGCCGTCTCCTCAACCGGCACGTTCTGGCAGGGAGACGACTACAACCACTGGTGCCGCGAGTTTGAGAAGCGACGTGGTGAGATGCAACAGCGCGGCACGCAAGCCGCGCACAACGCCGTGCGTCGCCTCGGGAAGCAAGAAGAAGCGTGGCGGAAACAGTACATCCACACCGTCGCTAACGAACTCGTGGCGGAAGCCGTCGAACACGATTGCGACGTTATCGCGTTCGAGGACTTGACCGACATACGCGAGCGACTTCCACACGCGAAGTGGCACCATATCTGGGCGTTCCGACGCCTGTACAGGTACGTTGAGTACAAAGCGCCCGAGCAGGGCGTTTCCGTGGAGCAAGTCGAGCCGAACCACACGTCCCAACGCTATTCTCGGACGGACTGTGGGTTCACGCACAAAGACAACCGCCACGGAGAACACTTTGAGTGCCAGAAGTGCGGGTACGAGGTGAACGCGGACTATAATGGCGCGAAGAATATCGGGCTACGCTACGCCCGGAAGCGGACACATAGACGCCAGTCCTCGCCCACGTCGGGGAGCGGAGACGCAGAAGTAGACCTGCGTATAAATGGTGGGACGTTGAACGGCGGGAGTCACCAGCCTGTTGCTGGCGACTAA
- a CDS encoding glycerophosphodiester phosphodiesterase has protein sequence MSDQSTETDGDGTATETEATDRDVRLIGHRGCADQYPENTLLAVRESAPHVDMIEIDVQRCGSGELVVFHDDELDRLTDATGSVSTTDWETLSELTVLDSDQRIPLLVALLEAVPSETAVNVELKHEGMADEVLEAAGAVDNEVLFSSFSPTALRELRERDADAPLAFVTNESPESSRSIATDLDCVAINPDYEMVLGTSFVADAHDEGLAVNTWTIDDAETAERVVDAGVDGLFVDRWDVV, from the coding sequence ATGTCAGACCAGTCGACAGAGACAGACGGAGACGGAACAGCGACGGAAACCGAGGCGACCGACCGCGACGTGCGGCTCATCGGTCACCGGGGGTGTGCCGATCAGTACCCCGAGAACACCCTGCTCGCGGTCAGGGAGTCGGCCCCCCACGTCGACATGATCGAGATCGACGTCCAGCGGTGTGGCTCGGGCGAACTCGTCGTCTTCCACGACGACGAACTCGATCGCTTGACCGACGCCACCGGCTCGGTGTCGACGACCGACTGGGAGACGCTGTCGGAGCTCACGGTGCTCGACAGCGACCAGCGGATCCCGCTGTTGGTGGCGCTCCTCGAGGCGGTCCCGTCGGAGACGGCCGTCAACGTCGAACTCAAACACGAGGGGATGGCCGACGAGGTACTCGAAGCCGCGGGAGCGGTCGACAACGAGGTCCTGTTCTCCTCGTTCTCGCCGACCGCACTCCGCGAGCTCCGCGAGCGCGACGCCGACGCGCCCCTCGCGTTCGTCACCAACGAGAGCCCGGAGAGCAGCCGGTCGATCGCCACCGATCTCGACTGTGTCGCGATCAACCCCGACTACGAGATGGTGCTGGGCACGTCGTTCGTCGCGGACGCCCACGACGAGGGGCTCGCGGTCAACACGTGGACGATCGACGACGCGGAGACGGCCGAGCGGGTCGTCGACGCGGGAGTCGACGGACTGTTCGTCGACCGGTGGGACGTCGTGTAA